One Oceanithermus desulfurans DNA segment encodes these proteins:
- a CDS encoding metallophosphoesterase produces the protein MPRIVAIGDVHAEYGKLWQALRHAGAADAHYLPTPALRAGHLRVVLLGDLVHPKTREAYTRLTGLEPYDPRNPDHLARAAREQVRALRRVKHFVDQAGGFVVVLRGNHDQAALDHKFLLGNASGIEHAEFDPERGGTPLPEGLAEWLGGLPKEFVIDGIHFAHVGPAPWLQEYDDMFYQSKEPKQWWFTHPDYLARAGYRFGVYGHTVMKKGIRVFERHGFALIDALDLGQYLELIPLPDGVEWQVVRFAQSPDPG, from the coding sequence ATGCCGCGGATCGTCGCCATCGGCGACGTGCACGCCGAGTACGGCAAGCTCTGGCAGGCGCTGCGGCACGCGGGCGCGGCCGACGCCCACTACCTGCCCACCCCGGCGCTGCGCGCCGGCCACCTGCGGGTGGTGCTGCTCGGCGACCTGGTGCACCCCAAGACCCGCGAGGCCTACACCCGGCTCACCGGGCTCGAGCCCTACGACCCCCGCAACCCCGACCACCTGGCGCGCGCCGCCCGCGAACAGGTGCGGGCGCTGCGCCGCGTCAAGCACTTCGTCGACCAGGCGGGGGGCTTTGTGGTGGTGCTGCGCGGCAACCACGACCAGGCGGCGCTCGACCACAAGTTCCTGCTGGGGAACGCCTCGGGGATCGAGCACGCCGAGTTCGACCCCGAGCGCGGCGGCACCCCGCTGCCCGAAGGCCTCGCCGAGTGGCTGGGCGGACTGCCCAAGGAGTTCGTGATCGACGGCATCCACTTCGCCCACGTGGGCCCCGCTCCCTGGCTCCAGGAGTACGACGACATGTTCTACCAGTCGAAGGAACCCAAGCAGTGGTGGTTCACCCACCCCGACTACCTCGCCCGCGCCGGCTACCGCTTCGGGGTCTACGGCCACACCGTGATGAAGAAGGGGATCCGCGTCTTCGAACGCCACGGCTTCGCGCTCATCGACGCCCTCGACCTGGGCCAGTACCTCGAGCTGATCCCGCTTCCCGACGGGGTCGAGTGGCAGGTGGTGCGGTTTGCCCAATCTCCGGACCCGGGTTAA
- a CDS encoding DNA repair protein Rad52, with protein MDDATWDAMAALLEAGPLGTEPSAAAWLYEQLDALWGPGGWSCRFQVASVQPPAVGCSLELGGAVKSGVGSGATLEAAAEAALWMAAVQAGVGRPPSAPPGARREAPPRPETAKPSAQELIDRLIARLREAGKGREAAALVVKYGGYGSDPETTKKLYGELRALLLEKEPS; from the coding sequence ATGGACGACGCCACCTGGGACGCGATGGCCGCGCTTTTGGAGGCCGGACCCCTGGGGACCGAGCCTTCGGCCGCCGCCTGGCTTTACGAACAGCTCGACGCCCTCTGGGGTCCCGGCGGCTGGAGCTGCCGCTTCCAGGTGGCCTCGGTCCAGCCGCCGGCCGTGGGCTGCAGCCTGGAGCTGGGGGGCGCCGTCAAGAGCGGCGTGGGCAGCGGCGCCACCCTGGAGGCCGCGGCGGAGGCCGCGCTCTGGATGGCCGCCGTCCAGGCGGGCGTGGGGCGGCCGCCGTCCGCGCCTCCCGGGGCCCGCCGCGAGGCGCCGCCCAGGCCCGAAACCGCCAAGCCCAGCGCCCAGGAGCTGATCGACCGCCTGATCGCACGGCTGCGCGAGGCGGGCAAGGGCCGCGAGGCGGCGGCGCTGGTGGTCAAGTACGGCGGCTACGGAAGCGACCCCGAAACGACCAAGAAGCTCTACGGCGAGCTGCGCGCGCTGCTGCTGGAAAAGGAGCCCTCCTGA
- a CDS encoding CarD family transcriptional regulator: protein MGFNVGDPVVYPAQGGGYIREIAEREVMGERNTYYVIELLRKPGTIMVPVEKAERLGLRPPLAGADRDALVRALGEARDLASGWPARQREIGRALSESDPLELARMLASLHRRHQLRPLSGTEHQQYRELVGILSEELALAESGDLQTAEAYLIEQLNALADEA from the coding sequence ATGGGGTTTAACGTCGGGGACCCGGTCGTCTACCCCGCCCAGGGCGGCGGGTACATCCGCGAAATCGCCGAACGCGAGGTCATGGGCGAGCGCAACACCTACTACGTCATCGAGCTCCTGCGTAAGCCGGGGACGATCATGGTCCCGGTGGAGAAGGCCGAGCGCCTCGGCCTGCGGCCCCCGCTCGCCGGCGCCGACCGCGACGCGCTGGTGCGCGCCCTGGGCGAGGCCCGCGACCTCGCCAGCGGCTGGCCCGCGCGCCAGCGGGAGATCGGCCGCGCCCTCAGCGAAAGCGACCCCCTCGAGCTCGCCCGCATGCTCGCCTCGCTGCACCGCCGCCACCAGCTGCGCCCGCTCTCGGGCACCGAGCACCAGCAGTACCGCGAGCTGGTGGGCATCCTCAGCGAAGAGCTGGCGCTCGCCGAAAGCGGCGACCTCCAGACCGCCGAGGCCTACCTGATCGAACAGTTGAATGCCCTCGCTGACGAAGCCTAG
- the metK gene encoding methionine adenosyltransferase, translated as MLRLVTSESVTEGHPDKLADRISDAILDAILAKDTAARVAAETLVKTGMVLVAGEITTKAYVHLPDLVRRTVKEVGYTRAKFGFDGDTCAVLSAIDEQSPDIAGGVNTAYEVRVLGSTDPYDQVGAGDQGLMFGYATRETEELMPLPITLAHRLTRRLAEVRKSGELPYLRPDGKAQVTVAYDGDRPLYVETVVLSAQHAPDIDPDELRDDLIEKVVRQAIPAGLLREDTHFFINPSGRFVLGGPHGDAGLTGRKIIVDTYGGAVPHGGGAFSGKDPTKVDRSGAYYARYMAKNIVAAGLAERALVEVAYAIGKARPVGLRVETFGTGTLTDSQITEVASRVFDPRPLAIIEELELLRPIYTETSAYGHFGREGFPWEETRRVADLLQAAGA; from the coding sequence TTGCTACGACTGGTGACATCCGAATCGGTAACCGAGGGGCACCCCGACAAGCTGGCCGACCGCATCTCCGACGCGATCCTCGACGCCATCCTGGCCAAGGACACCGCGGCGCGGGTCGCCGCCGAGACGCTGGTCAAGACCGGCATGGTCCTGGTCGCGGGCGAGATCACCACCAAGGCCTACGTGCACCTGCCCGACCTGGTGCGGCGCACCGTCAAGGAGGTGGGCTACACCCGCGCCAAGTTCGGCTTCGACGGGGACACCTGCGCGGTGCTCTCGGCGATCGACGAGCAGTCCCCCGACATCGCCGGCGGGGTCAACACCGCCTACGAGGTGCGGGTGCTCGGCTCCACCGACCCCTACGACCAGGTGGGCGCGGGCGACCAGGGGCTGATGTTCGGCTACGCCACCCGCGAAACCGAGGAGCTGATGCCGCTGCCCATCACGCTGGCGCACCGGCTCACCCGCCGCCTCGCCGAGGTGCGCAAGTCGGGCGAGCTGCCCTACCTGCGCCCCGACGGCAAGGCCCAGGTGACCGTGGCCTACGACGGCGACCGGCCCCTCTACGTGGAGACCGTGGTCCTCTCGGCCCAGCATGCCCCCGACATCGACCCCGACGAGCTGCGCGACGACCTGATCGAGAAGGTGGTGCGCCAGGCGATCCCTGCGGGGCTGCTGCGCGAGGACACCCACTTCTTCATCAACCCCTCGGGCCGCTTCGTCCTCGGCGGCCCCCACGGCGACGCGGGGCTGACGGGGCGCAAGATCATCGTCGACACCTACGGCGGCGCCGTGCCCCACGGCGGCGGCGCCTTCAGCGGCAAGGACCCCACCAAGGTGGACCGCTCCGGGGCCTACTACGCCCGTTACATGGCCAAGAACATCGTGGCCGCCGGCCTGGCCGAGCGCGCCCTGGTGGAGGTGGCCTACGCCATCGGCAAGGCGCGGCCGGTGGGGCTGCGGGTGGAGACCTTCGGCACCGGGACGCTGACCGACAGCCAGATCACCGAGGTGGCGAGCCGGGTCTTCGACCCGCGCCCGCTCGCGATCATCGAGGAGCTCGAGCTGCTGCGCCCCATCTACACCGAGACCTCGGCCTACGGCCACTTCGGACGCGAGGGCTTTCCCTGGGAAGAGACGCGCCGGGTCGCCGATCTGCTGCAGGCGGCCGGGGCCTAG
- the glpK gene encoding glycerol kinase GlpK → MAYLLALDQGTTSSRAIVFDLSGRIVALAQEPFEQHFPHPGWVEHDPMEIWHTQLATARAALEQAGLTAGDLAAVGITNQRETVVLWERSSGRPVSRAIVWQDRRTAELTDRMKREGLEAQLRAKTGLVLDPYFSASKLAWLLEDPGLRRRAEAGELAFGTIDSWLIWNLTGGRVHATDVSNASRTLLFDIHTGQWDDALLGLFRVPRAVLPEVHPSVGDFGSTDPGWLGGSVPIRGVLGDQQAALFGQACFSAGMAKNTYGTGAFLVMNTGTEPRRGEGVLTTVAWRVRDEPLHYALEGSIFVAGAAVQWLRDGLGLIKESHEIEALAASVASSEGVYFVPALTGLGSPYWDPHARGLLVGLTRGSGRAHIARATLEAIALQVYDAVHAMETAGVHLQTLRADGGAAANDLLLQIQADLLGRAVERPRVTETTALGAAMAAAVGADLADLPTLARAWQSDRRFEPAGDPEERARLIAGWHEAVARARGWAEGAGA, encoded by the coding sequence GTGGCGTATCTGCTAGCCCTCGATCAGGGGACCACCAGTTCGCGGGCCATCGTCTTCGACCTCAGCGGTCGCATCGTCGCCCTGGCCCAGGAGCCGTTCGAGCAGCACTTTCCCCACCCCGGCTGGGTGGAGCACGATCCGATGGAGATCTGGCACACCCAGCTGGCCACGGCCCGGGCGGCGCTGGAACAGGCGGGCCTGACCGCGGGGGACCTGGCCGCCGTCGGCATCACCAACCAGCGCGAGACCGTGGTGCTCTGGGAGCGCAGCAGCGGCCGCCCCGTCAGCCGCGCCATCGTCTGGCAGGACCGCCGCACCGCCGAGTTGACGGACCGGATGAAACGCGAGGGGCTGGAGGCGCAGCTGCGAGCCAAGACCGGCCTCGTCCTCGACCCCTACTTTTCCGCGAGCAAGCTCGCCTGGCTGCTCGAGGATCCGGGGCTGCGCCGCCGCGCCGAGGCCGGCGAGCTGGCCTTCGGTACCATCGACAGCTGGCTCATCTGGAACCTTACCGGCGGCCGGGTCCACGCCACCGACGTGTCCAACGCGTCGCGGACCCTGCTCTTCGACATTCACACAGGGCAATGGGACGACGCGCTGCTCGGCCTCTTCCGGGTGCCGCGCGCCGTTCTGCCCGAGGTGCACCCCTCGGTGGGCGACTTCGGCAGCACCGACCCCGGGTGGCTGGGCGGGTCGGTACCGATCCGCGGCGTGCTCGGCGACCAGCAGGCGGCCCTCTTCGGTCAGGCCTGCTTTTCGGCGGGGATGGCCAAGAACACCTACGGCACCGGCGCCTTCCTGGTAATGAACACCGGGACCGAGCCGCGCCGGGGCGAAGGCGTCCTCACCACCGTGGCCTGGCGCGTCCGGGACGAGCCCCTGCACTACGCGCTCGAGGGCTCGATCTTCGTCGCTGGCGCGGCGGTGCAGTGGCTGCGCGACGGGCTGGGGCTGATCAAAGAGAGCCACGAGATCGAAGCGCTGGCGGCCAGCGTGGCCAGCAGCGAGGGCGTCTACTTCGTGCCCGCGCTCACCGGGCTGGGCAGCCCCTACTGGGACCCCCACGCCCGCGGCCTGCTGGTGGGGCTGACCCGCGGCAGCGGCCGCGCCCACATCGCCCGGGCCACCCTCGAGGCCATCGCCTTGCAGGTCTACGACGCGGTGCACGCGATGGAGACCGCCGGGGTGCACCTGCAAACGCTGCGCGCCGACGGCGGGGCCGCGGCCAACGACCTGCTCTTGCAGATCCAGGCCGACCTGCTGGGGCGGGCGGTCGAGCGCCCGCGCGTGACCGAGACGACGGCGCTGGGCGCCGCCATGGCCGCCGCCGTGGGGGCGGACCTGGCGGACCTGCCCACGCTGGCGCGCGCCTGGCAGTCCGACCGGCGCTTCGAACCCGCGGGCGACCCCGAAGAGCGCGCCCGCTTGATCGCGGGCTGGCACGAAGCCGTAGCACGCGCCCGAGGCTGGGCGGAAGGAGCTGGAGCATGA
- a CDS encoding NAD(P)(+) transhydrogenase (Re/Si-specific) subunit beta → METFIQLVYFVTAFLFILGLKQMSHPATAKRGIVWAGYAMLAATIATFAWPGLSNFFLIILGILVGGGAAWVIAKKVAMTDMPQMVAIYNGMGGGAAGAIAAVELLRHSASQGEMTTGLLVLALLGGLIGAVSFSGSMVAFAKLQGLVNSRAVTFPFQQPINMAVLAVSVLFALAYLFGAQGTGVVLWFFVLALLFGVLMTIPIGGGDMPVVISLYNAFTGLAVGFEGFAIGNPAMIIAGTVVGAAGTLLTILMAKAMNRSLYSVLFGAFGAVEQEGGEIKGSLKPMEPEDAASLMAFANKVIIVPGYGMAVAQAQQKVKELMEELEKRGVEVKFAIHPVAGRMPGHMNVLLAEAGIPYEKLYDLDEINPEFETADVALVIGANDVVNPAARREGSPLYGMPILDVDKAKQVFVLKRGRGKGFAGIENELFYADNTNMVYGDASETLNKMVQALKNL, encoded by the coding sequence ATGGAGACCTTCATTCAGCTCGTTTACTTCGTCACGGCCTTCCTCTTCATCCTCGGCCTCAAGCAGATGAGCCACCCCGCCACCGCCAAGCGCGGCATCGTCTGGGCGGGGTACGCCATGCTGGCGGCCACCATCGCCACCTTCGCCTGGCCCGGTCTGAGCAACTTCTTCCTCATCATCCTGGGCATCCTCGTCGGCGGCGGCGCCGCCTGGGTCATCGCCAAGAAGGTGGCCATGACCGACATGCCGCAGATGGTGGCCATCTACAACGGCATGGGCGGCGGCGCCGCGGGCGCGATCGCCGCGGTGGAGCTGCTGCGCCACAGCGCCAGCCAGGGTGAGATGACGACCGGCCTGCTGGTGCTCGCCCTTCTCGGCGGGCTCATCGGCGCGGTCTCGTTCAGCGGCTCGATGGTGGCCTTCGCCAAGCTGCAGGGTCTGGTCAACTCGCGCGCCGTCACCTTCCCCTTCCAGCAGCCGATCAACATGGCGGTGCTGGCCGTCTCGGTCCTCTTCGCCCTCGCCTACCTCTTCGGCGCCCAGGGCACCGGGGTGGTGCTGTGGTTCTTCGTGCTGGCGCTGCTCTTCGGCGTGCTGATGACCATCCCCATCGGCGGCGGCGACATGCCGGTGGTGATCTCGCTCTACAACGCCTTCACCGGTCTGGCCGTCGGCTTCGAGGGCTTCGCCATCGGCAACCCGGCGATGATCATCGCCGGCACGGTGGTGGGCGCGGCCGGTACCCTGCTCACCATCCTGATGGCCAAGGCGATGAACCGCTCGCTCTACAGCGTCCTCTTCGGCGCCTTCGGCGCGGTGGAGCAGGAGGGCGGCGAGATCAAGGGCAGCCTCAAGCCGATGGAGCCCGAGGACGCCGCCAGCCTGATGGCCTTCGCCAACAAGGTGATCATCGTGCCCGGGTACGGCATGGCCGTGGCCCAGGCGCAGCAGAAGGTCAAGGAGCTCATGGAGGAGCTCGAGAAGCGCGGGGTCGAGGTCAAGTTCGCCATCCACCCGGTGGCGGGCCGCATGCCCGGCCACATGAACGTGCTGCTCGCCGAGGCCGGCATCCCCTACGAGAAGCTCTACGACCTCGACGAGATCAACCCCGAGTTCGAGACCGCCGACGTGGCCCTGGTGATCGGCGCCAACGACGTGGTCAACCCCGCCGCCCGCCGCGAGGGCAGCCCCCTCTACGGCATGCCCATCCTCGACGTGGACAAGGCCAAGCAGGTCTTCGTGCTCAAGCGCGGTCGCGGCAAGGGCTTCGCCGGCATCGAGAACGAGCTCTTCTACGCCGACAACACCAACATGGTCTACGGCGACGCCTCCGAGACCCTCAACAAGATGGTCCAGGCGCTCAAGAACCTCTAG
- a CDS encoding GGDEF domain-containing protein → MKEHTTGSGHITLLERVSATPFGRVRRVLVIGVLLLGAVASLTALYLQVAIEATNPVDLTFLPLMFVLFLGMTVALVYRPDKLHLVENAAYLMLVLYGLSMLVFQVRYTLPELHTFSETMFWFPMLYLVAYLLHRRAMAFRIAAGIWVATLVLGLVFTPFGELWRNKDAGAFNALLQFYISGIVYAMLLYAFSRIEESYAENRMLAYLDHLTQLPNRRYGEAVLVHLFRQVREHGGTFSVIMLDLDGFKKVNDRHGHDVGDRVLKRCALLIQRYLPRGARVIRWGGEEFLIVLPDLDEGAALAVAEEVRRGLERSPHERVGPVLASLGVAGCRPGDALDTLIQRADQAMYLAKQNGGNRVVAFSQLLQTAQA, encoded by the coding sequence ATGAAGGAACACACGACGGGGTCCGGACACATTACCTTGCTGGAGCGGGTCAGCGCCACGCCCTTCGGGCGGGTGCGGCGGGTGCTGGTCATCGGGGTGCTGCTGCTGGGCGCGGTGGCCAGCCTGACGGCGCTCTACCTGCAGGTCGCCATCGAGGCGACGAACCCCGTCGACCTCACCTTTCTGCCCCTGATGTTCGTCCTCTTCCTGGGCATGACGGTGGCCCTCGTCTACCGCCCCGACAAGCTGCACCTGGTCGAGAACGCCGCCTACCTGATGCTGGTGCTCTACGGGCTTTCGATGCTGGTCTTCCAGGTGCGCTACACGCTCCCCGAGCTGCACACCTTCTCCGAAACGATGTTCTGGTTCCCCATGCTCTACCTGGTGGCCTACCTGCTGCACCGGCGGGCCATGGCCTTCCGCATCGCCGCCGGCATCTGGGTGGCGACGCTGGTGCTGGGGCTCGTTTTCACCCCCTTCGGGGAGCTATGGCGCAACAAGGACGCCGGGGCCTTCAACGCGCTGCTGCAGTTCTACATCTCCGGCATCGTCTACGCGATGCTCCTCTACGCCTTCTCGCGGATCGAGGAGAGCTACGCCGAGAACCGCATGCTGGCCTACCTCGACCACCTGACCCAGCTGCCCAACCGCCGCTACGGCGAGGCCGTGCTGGTGCACCTCTTCCGCCAGGTGCGCGAGCACGGCGGCACCTTCAGCGTGATCATGCTCGACCTGGACGGCTTCAAGAAGGTGAACGACCGCCACGGGCACGACGTGGGCGACCGCGTGCTCAAGCGCTGCGCGCTGCTGATCCAGCGCTACCTGCCGCGCGGCGCCCGGGTGATCCGCTGGGGCGGGGAGGAGTTCCTGATCGTGCTTCCCGACCTGGACGAAGGCGCGGCCCTGGCCGTGGCCGAAGAGGTGCGGCGGGGGCTCGAGCGCTCACCCCACGAACGCGTGGGGCCGGTGCTGGCCAGCCTCGGCGTCGCCGGCTGCCGCCCGGGCGACGCCCTCGACACCCTGATCCAGCGCGCCGACCAGGCCATGTACCTCGCCAAACAGAACGGCGGCAACCGCGTCGTGGCGTTCTCCCAGCTGCTGCAGACCGCCCAGGCCTAG
- a CDS encoding FAD-dependent oxidoreductase, producing MNREKQLDALKNRTFDLLVIGGGATGAGIALDAATRGLSVALVERGDFSEGTSSRSTKLVHGGVRYLEAAVKHLDRVQYNLVRDALRERGIILRLAPHLAHPIPLLTPLYRAWEVPYYFSGLKAYDLLAGHERLKPSRFVPRSRALEEFPQLKEEGLVGGVEYYDGQFDDARMNVAVILTALREGATVVNYVEVTGLVKQGNRVAGAEVHDRLANEDFTVRARTVVNATGPFTDLIRRMDDPDAPPMVVTSSGVHIVLPGRFSPPGTGLLIPKTEDGRVLFVLPWMGHTLAGTTDEPAELSFHPRPQEEEIDYILRHLKRYFALEPGRDDILAAWSGLRPLVRDPKAHDTAELARDHVISESDSGLVTIAGGKWTTYRKMAEDLVDYVVRTRELRPARGCITDRVFIEGAAGFDADGWRALGERFDLDEEVARHLNQSYGDRAPEVARLAAEGFGERLAAEHPFVEAEVVWAVRREMAVTPIDVLARRTRLAFLDQKAALAALKRTADLMAAELGWSVEEQQAYVDEARTRLLEAL from the coding sequence ATGAACCGGGAAAAGCAGCTCGACGCACTCAAGAACCGGACCTTCGACCTGCTCGTCATCGGCGGCGGGGCCACCGGGGCGGGCATCGCGCTGGACGCCGCCACCCGGGGGCTGAGCGTGGCGCTGGTGGAGCGCGGCGACTTCTCCGAGGGCACCTCGAGCCGAAGCACCAAGCTCGTCCACGGAGGGGTGCGCTACCTCGAGGCCGCGGTCAAGCACCTCGACCGGGTCCAGTACAACCTGGTGCGCGACGCCCTGCGCGAACGCGGCATCATCCTGCGCCTGGCGCCCCACCTGGCCCACCCCATCCCCCTGCTCACGCCGCTCTACCGGGCCTGGGAGGTGCCCTACTACTTCTCGGGCCTCAAGGCCTACGACCTGCTCGCCGGTCACGAGCGCCTCAAGCCCAGCCGCTTCGTCCCCCGCAGCCGGGCGCTCGAGGAGTTCCCCCAGCTCAAGGAGGAGGGGCTGGTCGGCGGGGTGGAGTACTACGACGGCCAGTTCGACGATGCCCGCATGAATGTGGCGGTCATCCTGACCGCGCTGCGCGAGGGGGCGACGGTCGTCAACTACGTCGAGGTGACGGGGCTCGTCAAGCAGGGGAACCGGGTCGCCGGCGCCGAGGTGCACGACCGCCTGGCGAACGAGGACTTCACGGTGCGCGCCCGCACGGTGGTCAACGCCACCGGCCCCTTCACCGACCTGATCCGTCGTATGGACGACCCCGACGCCCCGCCGATGGTGGTCACCAGCTCCGGGGTGCACATCGTGCTGCCGGGGCGGTTCAGCCCCCCGGGCACAGGCCTGCTCATCCCCAAGACCGAGGACGGACGGGTGCTCTTCGTGCTCCCCTGGATGGGGCACACCCTGGCCGGAACCACCGACGAACCCGCCGAGCTCAGCTTCCACCCGCGGCCGCAGGAGGAAGAGATCGACTACATCCTGCGGCACCTGAAGCGCTACTTTGCGCTCGAGCCCGGCCGGGACGACATCCTCGCCGCCTGGAGCGGGCTGCGGCCGCTGGTGCGGGACCCCAAGGCGCACGACACCGCCGAGCTCGCCCGCGACCACGTCATCAGCGAGTCGGACAGCGGCCTGGTCACGATCGCCGGCGGCAAGTGGACGACCTACCGCAAGATGGCCGAGGACCTGGTGGACTACGTGGTGCGCACCCGCGAGCTGCGCCCGGCGCGCGGCTGCATCACCGACCGGGTCTTCATCGAGGGCGCCGCCGGCTTCGACGCGGACGGCTGGCGCGCCCTCGGCGAGCGCTTCGACCTCGACGAGGAGGTGGCCCGGCACCTGAACCAGAGCTACGGCGACCGCGCCCCCGAGGTGGCCCGCCTCGCCGCCGAGGGCTTCGGCGAACGGCTGGCGGCCGAGCACCCCTTCGTCGAGGCCGAGGTCGTCTGGGCCGTGCGGCGGGAGATGGCCGTCACCCCCATCGACGTCCTCGCGCGCCGCACCCGGCTGGCCTTCCTGGACCAGAAGGCGGCGCTGGCGGCGCTGAAGCGCACCGCCGACCTGATGGCCGCCGAGCTGGGCTGGAGCGTGGAGGAGCAGCAGGCGTACGTGGACGAGGCCCGCACCCGGCTGCTCGAGGCCCTCTGA
- the rsmA gene encoding 16S rRNA (adenine(1518)-N(6)/adenine(1519)-N(6))-dimethyltransferase RsmA yields MPSLTKPSTVRALLERYGLAADRRLGQNFLVDAGLLDVIVRTADVRPQQPVWEVGPGLGTLTRALAAAGARVHAVEKDTRLEPVLRETLAGLPVELAFADALAYDWSQVPPGSLFVSNLPYNVATPLLSELLRQGRFHRLVVLLQREVAERLAAAPGTPAYGLLSLRAAHHARVRKVRDFPPEAFYPRPKVTSTLVELEHTGAPDDPGLFRLIEAAFAQRRKTLRKNLEQAGWPRARVLAALEAAGLEPMVRAERLGIEDFRRLHAELGAPAS; encoded by the coding sequence ATGCCCTCGCTGACGAAGCCTAGCACCGTCCGCGCCCTTCTCGAGCGCTACGGCCTCGCCGCCGACCGGCGGCTGGGGCAGAACTTCCTCGTGGACGCGGGGTTGCTCGACGTTATCGTGCGCACCGCGGACGTGCGACCGCAGCAGCCGGTGTGGGAGGTGGGCCCCGGGCTGGGCACCCTCACCCGCGCCCTCGCCGCGGCGGGCGCCCGGGTGCACGCGGTCGAGAAGGATACCCGGCTGGAACCGGTGCTGCGCGAGACCCTGGCGGGGCTGCCGGTGGAGCTCGCCTTCGCCGACGCCCTCGCCTACGACTGGTCGCAGGTGCCGCCGGGCAGCCTCTTCGTCAGTAACCTGCCCTACAACGTGGCCACCCCGCTGCTCAGCGAGCTGCTGCGCCAGGGCCGCTTCCACCGGCTCGTCGTCCTGCTGCAGCGCGAGGTGGCCGAGCGCCTCGCCGCCGCGCCCGGCACCCCCGCCTACGGCCTGCTCAGCCTGCGCGCCGCCCACCACGCGCGGGTGCGCAAGGTCCGCGACTTCCCGCCCGAGGCCTTCTACCCGCGCCCCAAGGTCACCTCGACCCTGGTCGAGCTGGAGCACACCGGCGCGCCCGACGACCCCGGCCTCTTCCGCCTGATCGAGGCGGCCTTCGCGCAGCGGCGCAAGACGCTGCGCAAGAACCTGGAGCAGGCGGGCTGGCCGCGCGCGCGGGTGCTCGCCGCCCTGGAGGCGGCGGGGCTCGAGCCGATGGTGCGCGCCGAACGCCTGGGCATCGAGGATTTCCGCAGGTTGCACGCCGAGCTGGGTGCCCCGGCTTCGTGA
- a CDS encoding glycine C-acetyltransferase: MSLSLRERIRSVLDQLKQEGLYITPPVLEAPQEPVTRVNGREVVNLASNNYLGFANHPHLKARARAFLELWGAGSGAVRTIAGTFTYHEEFERLLAAFKGTESALVLQSGFTANQGVLGALLQPGDLVFSDELNHASIIDGLRLTKATRHVFRHADVEHLEELLQAHDTDGLKLIVTDGVFSMDGDVAPLDRIVPMAERYGALVYVDDAHGSGVLGELGRGTVHHFGFHENPNVIQVATLSKAWAVVGGYAAGARELRELLINRARPYLFSTSHPPAVVGALVGALELIQREPERIDRLWANTRYFKEELARLGYDTMGSQTPITPVLFGEAPAAFEASRKLLERGVFAVGIGFPTVPRGKARIRNIVTAAHTRPQLDRALEAYAAVGRELGVIG, from the coding sequence ATGAGCCTGAGTCTGCGCGAACGCATCCGATCGGTGCTGGACCAGCTGAAGCAGGAGGGGTTGTACATCACCCCGCCGGTGCTCGAGGCCCCGCAGGAGCCGGTGACCCGGGTGAACGGCCGCGAGGTCGTCAACCTGGCCTCGAACAACTACCTGGGCTTCGCCAACCATCCCCACCTGAAGGCGCGGGCGCGCGCCTTCCTGGAGCTCTGGGGCGCGGGCAGCGGCGCGGTGCGCACGATCGCCGGCACCTTCACCTACCACGAGGAGTTCGAGCGCCTGCTGGCGGCCTTCAAGGGCACCGAGAGCGCGCTCGTGCTGCAGTCGGGCTTCACCGCCAACCAGGGGGTGCTGGGGGCCTTGTTGCAGCCGGGCGACCTCGTCTTCTCCGACGAGCTCAACCACGCCTCGATCATCGACGGGCTGCGCCTCACCAAGGCGACGCGCCACGTCTTCCGCCACGCCGACGTCGAGCACCTGGAGGAGCTGCTCCAGGCCCATGACACCGACGGGCTCAAACTGATCGTGACCGACGGGGTCTTCTCCATGGACGGCGACGTGGCGCCGCTCGACCGCATCGTGCCGATGGCGGAAAGGTACGGGGCGCTCGTCTACGTGGACGACGCCCACGGCTCGGGGGTGCTGGGCGAGCTGGGCCGCGGCACCGTGCACCACTTCGGTTTTCACGAAAACCCGAACGTCATCCAGGTGGCCACCCTCTCCAAGGCCTGGGCGGTGGTGGGCGGCTACGCCGCCGGGGCCCGCGAGCTGCGCGAGCTGCTGATCAACCGGGCGCGGCCCTACCTTTTCTCCACCTCGCACCCGCCGGCGGTGGTGGGGGCGCTGGTGGGGGCGCTCGAGCTGATCCAGCGGGAGCCCGAGCGCATCGACCGGCTCTGGGCCAACACCCGCTACTTCAAGGAAGAGCTGGCCCGCCTGGGCTACGACACCATGGGCAGCCAGACCCCCATCACCCCGGTCCTCTTCGGCGAGGCGCCCGCGGCCTTCGAGGCGAGCCGCAAGCTGCTGGAGCGCGGCGTCTTCGCCGTGGGCATCGGTTTCCCCACGGTGCCGCGGGGCAAGGCGCGCATCCGCAACATCGTCACCGCCGCCCACACCCGCCCGCAGCTCGACCGGGCGCTCGAGGCCTACGCCGCGGTGGGGCGCGAGCTCGGCGTGATCGGTTAG